The following are from one region of the Cytobacillus firmus genome:
- a CDS encoding DUF2759 domain-containing protein, with product MGLPIIFALVAVLAAFGAFSALKNKNFLGLVFAVGTLAVFGWFSVMTLINSGYPAVH from the coding sequence ATGGGACTACCAATCATTTTTGCATTAGTCGCAGTTCTTGCAGCTTTTGGTGCATTTAGTGCACTGAAGAACAAGAACTTCCTTGGCTTGGTTTTTGCTGTAGGAACACTTGCCGTTTTCGGATGGTTCTCTGTAATGACCTTAATTAACAGTGGATATCCTGCTGTTCACTAA
- a CDS encoding MBL fold metallo-hydrolase, with protein MEWNQIPLGPLQTNCYVLSNENKDCLIFDPGEESGKLSGIIEQKGLKPLAVILTHAHFDHIGAVDGIRDAFSIPVYIHEKEAAWLPDPALNGSHLFKIGKLIKARPADHIITAEQVLSIGEFTFNILETPGHSPGSVSLYFRDAGLVVAGDALFSGSIGRTDLPGGNHQQLLESIHNKLLPLPEETEVLPGHGPVTTIGREMDSNPFLNGF; from the coding sequence ATGGAATGGAATCAGATCCCTCTTGGCCCATTGCAAACAAACTGTTATGTCCTTTCGAATGAAAACAAAGATTGTTTAATCTTTGATCCGGGTGAAGAGAGCGGAAAACTGAGCGGCATTATCGAACAAAAAGGACTGAAACCTCTTGCTGTCATACTTACTCATGCCCATTTTGATCATATTGGCGCTGTAGACGGAATAAGAGATGCCTTTTCTATCCCTGTATACATACATGAAAAAGAAGCAGCATGGCTTCCGGATCCAGCCTTAAATGGTTCCCACCTATTTAAAATAGGCAAGCTGATAAAAGCAAGGCCTGCAGACCATATTATAACAGCTGAACAAGTGTTGAGCATAGGTGAATTTACCTTTAACATTCTGGAGACGCCAGGCCATTCTCCAGGGAGTGTTTCTTTGTATTTTAGAGATGCTGGTCTTGTGGTGGCCGGTGACGCGCTGTTCAGCGGAAGCATAGGACGCACAGACCTTCCGGGCGGCAATCATCAGCAGCTCCTTGAAAGTATACATAATAAGCTTTTGCCATTGCCTGAAGAAACAGAAGTGCTTCCTGGACACGGGCCAGTTACGACAATTGGCCGGGAAATGGATTCAAATCCATTTCTGAATGGATTCTGA
- a CDS encoding DUF2626 domain-containing protein → MDRMYRVLGFWTGIFAVMFYLGDMYTTSLIFFGQTGFFLLLSYLKLSERMYIYVFGAYLTVFFVGFTYWSTFMMTPGAGGH, encoded by the coding sequence ATGGATCGTATGTACAGAGTATTAGGATTCTGGACGGGAATTTTCGCTGTTATGTTTTACCTTGGCGATATGTATACAACGTCCTTGATTTTCTTCGGCCAAACAGGATTTTTCCTGCTTTTAAGCTACTTAAAGCTTTCCGAACGTATGTATATTTATGTTTTTGGAGCATACTTAACTGTTTTCTTCGTAGGCTTCACTTACTGGTCAACATTTATGATGACACCTGGCGCCGGCGGCCACTAA
- a CDS encoding helix-turn-helix transcriptional regulator: protein MEQTLKITNVLSDPTRYYIYQYITKRHKDVTVQEIADNFSIHPNVARLHLSKLEDVNMLVSETKKTGKGGRPSRLYRLSDDVVQLHFPYRDYQLLAKIAMETMLDLGEEGRKALYATGKKFGIELIGQELKRYPNTDQLTFEQKLNLLKHAADLSGFHPEFDANEEKTIIYFQIYNCPFKEVAARHAEPVCNMHYEFLKGMFENLFDSIQLVEKQNMLTGCDSCAYKAIVGN, encoded by the coding sequence ATGGAGCAAACATTAAAAATAACAAATGTGTTATCCGATCCAACCCGCTATTATATTTATCAATACATTACTAAACGGCATAAAGATGTTACCGTGCAGGAGATTGCAGATAATTTCAGCATACATCCCAATGTTGCAAGGTTACATTTATCCAAGCTTGAAGATGTAAATATGCTTGTTTCTGAAACAAAAAAAACGGGCAAAGGCGGAAGGCCCAGCCGGTTATATCGATTGTCTGATGATGTTGTGCAGCTGCATTTCCCTTACAGGGATTATCAGCTGCTGGCTAAAATAGCCATGGAAACAATGCTTGACTTAGGCGAAGAAGGAAGAAAAGCACTGTATGCAACAGGGAAAAAGTTTGGCATTGAGCTGATCGGCCAAGAGCTTAAAAGGTATCCAAACACAGATCAACTTACTTTTGAACAGAAATTAAACCTCTTAAAGCATGCTGCCGATTTGTCAGGTTTCCACCCTGAATTTGATGCAAATGAGGAAAAGACCATCATCTATTTCCAAATTTATAATTGCCCATTTAAGGAGGTTGCAGCCCGGCATGCTGAGCCAGTCTGCAATATGCATTATGAATTTTTAAAGGGAATGTTTGAAAATCTGTTTGATTCCATTCAACTGGTGGAAAAGCAGAATATGCTCACCGGCTGTGATTCTTGCGCATATAAAGCAATTGTTGGAAATTAA
- a CDS encoding Spx/MgsR family RNA polymerase-binding regulatory protein: protein MSQLTFFTYPSCTSCRKTKKWLTAHSIDFEERHLFRETPSPRELLKILSLTTSGLDEILATRSQTYKDLGEKLEELSLSEVVQMVIKEPKLLRRPILTNGNKIVIGYNPDAFKNMAK from the coding sequence ATGAGCCAATTGACATTTTTTACATATCCCAGCTGTACTTCCTGCAGAAAGACGAAAAAATGGCTGACAGCCCATTCAATTGATTTTGAAGAAAGGCATCTCTTCAGGGAGACTCCATCACCAAGAGAATTACTAAAAATCCTTTCTTTAACCACAAGCGGCCTTGATGAGATTCTCGCGACCCGCAGCCAGACCTATAAAGACCTGGGAGAGAAACTTGAGGAATTATCATTATCAGAAGTGGTGCAAATGGTTATTAAGGAGCCGAAACTGCTGAGGAGACCGATTCTGACAAACGGAAATAAGATTGTCATAGGCTATAATCCGGATGCATTTAAAAATATGGCTAAATAG
- the comGA gene encoding competence type IV pilus ATPase ComGA, translating to MSIIERMAERIIKDAVRSHASDIHIIPRRKDTLIQLRFGSQLTPRLYLPKEECDRLISHFKFTASMDIGEKRRPQSGAYSLEVDGQMIGLRFSTLPSSHSESLVIRILPQQEQIPFYQISLFPDMTRKMLALLKHAHGLIIFTGPTGSGKTTTLYSLLNETSHMFHRNVITLEDPIEKENDLVLQVQVNEKAGVSYSAGLKAILRHDPDIIMVGEIRDAETAKIAVRAALTGHLVLSTMHTRDAEGAVYRLAEFGVNMLEIEQTLVAVTAQRLVELNCPYCEGECSPFCYGYGRWKRASVFELLAGRALNASIKNARGESSHVKYRTLKEVITKGIALGYIKETEYSRWVHGNGET from the coding sequence TTGAGTATAATTGAAAGAATGGCAGAACGAATTATTAAAGACGCTGTCAGAAGCCATGCTTCCGACATCCACATCATTCCCCGAAGAAAAGACACACTCATTCAGCTGAGGTTCGGCAGCCAATTGACCCCCAGGCTTTATCTTCCCAAAGAAGAGTGTGACAGATTGATTTCCCATTTTAAATTTACAGCATCGATGGATATTGGTGAAAAAAGAAGGCCGCAGAGCGGTGCATACTCACTTGAAGTAGACGGACAAATGATTGGCCTGCGCTTTTCAACACTCCCATCAAGCCACAGCGAAAGCCTTGTTATCAGAATTCTCCCCCAGCAGGAACAAATTCCTTTTTACCAGATCAGCCTTTTTCCAGACATGACAAGAAAAATGCTGGCACTGCTGAAGCATGCTCACGGATTGATTATTTTCACTGGCCCGACCGGCAGCGGTAAAACCACAACACTGTATTCCCTTCTGAATGAAACCTCCCATATGTTCCATCGCAATGTCATCACCCTGGAAGATCCCATTGAAAAAGAGAATGACTTAGTTCTTCAAGTCCAAGTGAATGAGAAAGCCGGCGTGTCTTATTCTGCAGGCTTAAAAGCAATCCTTCGCCATGACCCCGATATCATTATGGTGGGTGAAATCCGGGATGCGGAAACGGCGAAGATTGCAGTTAGAGCAGCTCTTACCGGTCACCTTGTATTAAGCACCATGCATACCCGGGATGCTGAGGGGGCTGTATACCGTCTGGCTGAGTTTGGAGTGAACATGCTGGAAATTGAGCAGACTTTGGTGGCGGTCACCGCTCAGCGCCTAGTCGAATTGAATTGTCCATATTGTGAAGGGGAATGCTCGCCATTCTGCTATGGATATGGCAGGTGGAAACGGGCGAGTGTGTTTGAATTGCTTGCAGGAAGGGCGCTCAATGCCTCCATAAAGAATGCAAGAGGAGAAAGCAGCCATGTTAAGTATCGAACACTGAAGGAAGTCATAACTAAAGGGATTGCTCTGGGCTATATAAAGGAAACGGAGTACAGCAGGTGGGTACATGGCAATGGAGAAACCTAA
- the comGB gene encoding competence type IV pilus assembly protein ComGB yields the protein MEKPKWTIQEQGLFLKNTGELLSRGYPLSEALESLVHQLPQKRKHEIRQCLSQLREGFPFYQILSNMNFNKNLIGYVFFAEQHGGLASAFLEGSEMVLRKGRDTEKLKKLMAYPIFLMLITAFLFIFVDKVLLPRFSSLFVSMQLQPNFFTKAVYLFGDFLPFFLLFLFFGLVTLLIYYFVRFRNLAPIQQKKILVRVPAAGQFLRLYYTHFFAVQLSYLLNGGLSISEALSLFEKNEKQPFYSVLGKAVKLKLREGNKLEDILVSFPFFERELSNIIRHGQKNGRLDQELTFFSRRCLHKIEEKTEKLLKIIQPVLYMFIGFLIVSMYLAVLLPMFHLLEGF from the coding sequence ATGGAGAAACCTAAATGGACCATTCAAGAACAGGGTTTGTTTCTGAAGAATACAGGGGAACTGCTGTCCAGAGGATATCCTTTATCCGAAGCGCTCGAGTCACTGGTGCATCAGCTGCCGCAAAAACGAAAACATGAAATCAGGCAGTGCCTCTCTCAGTTGAGAGAAGGTTTTCCTTTTTATCAAATACTTTCAAACATGAACTTTAATAAAAATCTGATTGGCTATGTTTTTTTTGCTGAACAGCACGGAGGCCTTGCTTCTGCATTTCTTGAAGGAAGCGAAATGGTGCTCCGAAAAGGCAGGGACACTGAAAAATTGAAAAAGCTGATGGCCTATCCGATTTTCCTGATGCTCATTACCGCATTCTTATTTATTTTCGTTGATAAAGTCCTGTTGCCCCGTTTCTCATCCTTATTTGTTTCAATGCAGCTTCAGCCTAATTTCTTTACGAAAGCCGTTTATTTGTTTGGTGATTTTCTCCCGTTTTTTCTTCTGTTTCTGTTCTTCGGCTTGGTCACTTTGCTTATATACTATTTTGTCAGATTCAGAAATCTTGCCCCTATCCAACAAAAAAAAATCCTCGTAAGAGTACCTGCAGCAGGCCAATTTCTTCGCCTTTACTATACCCACTTCTTTGCTGTACAGCTCAGTTATCTTTTAAACGGGGGCTTATCTATATCTGAGGCGCTGAGTCTTTTTGAGAAAAATGAAAAGCAGCCTTTTTACAGTGTCCTCGGTAAAGCCGTGAAGCTCAAGCTCCGTGAAGGGAATAAGCTGGAAGACATTCTTGTGAGTTTTCCATTTTTTGAAAGGGAACTGTCCAATATTATTAGACATGGTCAAAAAAATGGCAGACTGGACCAGGAATTAACATTTTTTAGCAGGCGTTGTCTGCACAAAATAGAGGAAAAAACAGAAAAACTTCTTAAGATCATTCAGCCTGTTTTATATATGTTTATCGGTTTTTTAATAGTTTCGATGTATTTGGCAGTTTTGCTGCCTATGTTTCATCTACTGGAGGGATTTTAA
- the comGC gene encoding competence type IV pilus major pilin ComGC gives MKWRMLNNNRGFTLIEMMIVLLVISVLLIITIPNVTKHNSKINSKGCEAFVKMVQAQVQAYEIDEKVLPSDIQDLVAADYLNEGATTCPNGDAITISADGKVESEES, from the coding sequence ATGAAATGGCGTATGTTAAACAATAATAGAGGATTCACGCTTATTGAAATGATGATTGTTTTATTGGTGATTTCAGTGCTCTTAATCATCACCATTCCCAATGTAACAAAACACAATTCAAAAATAAACAGCAAGGGATGCGAGGCGTTCGTTAAGATGGTGCAGGCTCAGGTTCAGGCATATGAAATCGATGAAAAAGTACTGCCTTCGGACATTCAGGATTTAGTGGCTGCCGATTATCTCAATGAAGGAGCGACAACTTGTCCAAATGGAGATGCCATTACGATTTCTGCAGATGGGAAGGTTGAATCTGAAGAGTCATGA
- the comGD gene encoding competence type IV pilus minor pilin ComGD — MMKNKAGFTLIESLFVLSIFLIIASVTALLFKPHFFYLEKIMFFSQLKSDLLYAQNYAITHQTDVAIQIIPEENRYFAKEKLAADSILSREYSGVIEIKPGTMPLYFQYGPGGITNKFGSFYIKADREQYKITFFIGRGRFNVEKE, encoded by the coding sequence ATGATGAAAAACAAAGCAGGCTTTACATTGATAGAGTCGCTATTCGTTCTCAGTATTTTCCTTATTATTGCTTCGGTTACAGCCCTGCTTTTTAAACCGCATTTTTTCTATCTTGAAAAGATAATGTTCTTTTCCCAATTAAAATCTGACCTCCTTTATGCCCAAAACTATGCCATAACCCACCAGACAGATGTAGCTATTCAAATCATTCCAGAGGAGAATAGGTATTTCGCTAAGGAAAAGCTTGCGGCTGATTCTATTTTAAGTAGAGAATATTCCGGAGTCATTGAGATTAAGCCGGGAACAATGCCATTGTATTTTCAATATGGACCTGGCGGAATTACAAATAAATTTGGAAGCTTCTATATTAAAGCAGACAGGGAGCAATACAAAATAACATTTTTTATCGGAAGAGGACGTTTTAATGTGGAGAAAGAATGA
- a CDS encoding phosphatase, with translation MWRKNEGFFLAELLLSLSGLLLAAGIIFPLVIKAFVHSEEVKQDYESTQLLYESLMEAASEGSFPEGKTIKKNQTVYQILLKENQGFMEVCIRYENVRDNTKEKCEVFQ, from the coding sequence ATGTGGAGAAAGAATGAAGGCTTCTTTCTGGCTGAGCTCCTGCTGTCTCTATCAGGGTTACTGCTTGCAGCGGGAATAATATTTCCTCTTGTCATAAAGGCATTTGTGCATTCTGAAGAGGTAAAACAGGATTATGAAAGCACCCAGCTGCTTTATGAGAGTCTTATGGAGGCTGCATCGGAGGGGAGTTTTCCTGAGGGGAAGACCATAAAAAAAAATCAGACAGTCTATCAAATATTGCTTAAGGAAAACCAAGGATTTATGGAGGTTTGCATAAGGTATGAAAATGTACGGGATAACACAAAGGAAAAGTGTGAGGTATTTCAGTGA
- the comGF gene encoding competence type IV pilus minor pilin ComGF → MLEMLFSFSIFLLIVSFLTMGLNFLFQDWKMEARTQRLEWHVFINQLKKEIRLADAANITAGSIVLTLDGKSVLYEKYGSNLRRRVDMKGHEIVLQKLNAITFASVNGGVEINVSDDFDQKHSAFLYYLMDMEDIDVP, encoded by the coding sequence ATGCTTGAAATGCTGTTTTCATTTTCAATATTTTTATTGATTGTTAGCTTTTTGACGATGGGCTTAAATTTCCTTTTTCAGGACTGGAAAATGGAAGCCAGGACACAAAGACTTGAATGGCATGTATTTATCAACCAGCTGAAAAAGGAAATCAGGCTCGCTGATGCTGCAAATATAACAGCTGGATCAATTGTTTTGACTCTAGACGGGAAAAGTGTGCTTTATGAAAAATATGGATCTAACTTGCGGAGGAGAGTGGATATGAAGGGCCATGAGATTGTCCTTCAAAAACTAAATGCCATTACCTTTGCGTCTGTCAATGGCGGGGTTGAAATAAATGTTTCGGATGATTTTGATCAAAAGCATTCCGCGTTTCTATATTACTTAATGGATATGGAGGATATTGATGTACCGTAA
- the comGG gene encoding competence type IV pilus minor pilin ComGG: MYRNQEGFSYPLTLTLILAALFLLTIQLDQFISEKRIVNQAETVLKQEYYLLSSFKKTEKMLSENADPKESGVYSFKKGSVSYEISPVAASLIQITFKTKIGSDKEISGYAYYDTDLQKMIKWIEKN, from the coding sequence ATGTACCGTAATCAGGAAGGATTTTCTTATCCTCTTACTTTAACACTTATACTGGCTGCACTCTTTCTTCTTACCATTCAATTAGACCAGTTTATTTCCGAGAAAAGGATTGTGAATCAGGCGGAAACCGTCCTAAAGCAGGAATACTACCTGCTGAGTTCCTTTAAAAAAACAGAAAAAATGCTGAGTGAAAATGCAGACCCGAAAGAGTCAGGAGTTTATTCGTTTAAAAAAGGATCGGTTTCCTATGAGATTTCTCCAGTGGCAGCAAGCTTAATTCAGATTACCTTCAAAACAAAAATTGGATCTGATAAAGAAATTTCCGGTTATGCTTACTATGACACAGACCTGCAAAAAATGATAAAATGGATTGAAAAAAACTGA
- a CDS encoding shikimate kinase, with amino-acid sequence MKPIYLIGFMGSGKTTIGKELAACLNQEVIDTDEEIVKRENKNINDIFAQHGEEYFRSLESNILNEMDDRAGVITTGGGIVIKPENRNRLSETGIVFFLYASPEEIFKRIEKDHTRPLLKGDKKRLIHELYEKRMPLYKETAHVIIDTTNKDKAEIIQEIIDCLE; translated from the coding sequence ATGAAGCCTATTTATTTAATCGGATTCATGGGTTCCGGCAAAACTACGATAGGAAAAGAGCTGGCAGCCTGCTTAAATCAGGAAGTAATTGATACAGATGAAGAAATAGTGAAGCGTGAGAATAAAAATATTAATGATATTTTCGCGCAGCATGGAGAGGAATACTTCAGAAGTCTTGAATCCAATATATTAAATGAAATGGATGACAGAGCGGGTGTTATAACCACTGGCGGGGGCATTGTGATAAAGCCTGAAAACAGAAATAGGCTTAGCGAAACAGGAATTGTTTTCTTCCTTTATGCGTCTCCTGAAGAAATCTTTAAACGGATTGAGAAGGATCATACCAGACCGCTGCTGAAGGGCGATAAAAAGAGGCTGATCCACGAACTTTATGAAAAAAGGATGCCGCTCTATAAAGAAACCGCCCATGTGATCATTGATACAACGAATAAAGATAAAGCAGAAATCATACAAGAAATAATAGATTGTTTAGAGTGA
- a CDS encoding YqzE family protein, with amino-acid sequence MKSNDYVKYLTQTVVKYIDQPKDERKRHRIEKKDMKEPFLFRWFGMFSYLFYLGMRRKKHK; translated from the coding sequence ATGAAATCCAACGATTATGTAAAGTATCTTACACAGACAGTAGTAAAATATATTGATCAGCCAAAAGATGAGCGAAAACGGCATCGTATTGAAAAAAAGGACATGAAAGAGCCGTTTTTATTCAGATGGTTTGGAATGTTTTCTTATCTGTTTTACTTGGGCATGAGAAGAAAGAAACATAAATAG
- a CDS encoding YqhG family protein, whose product MQQQEIHKFLERYFHANGCEITDKGPGYMTVQLTIDLDKELMNRPFYWHYLEKTGGIPNPMQLTLITNQQLAPPHIKGEVIHFGSPRLHQIFDSARNLAGYIRLYENHRLAPGKQVPLRPWLGMNIRVSYQCDRKRDVFKSIGLQLINGQMVESFHDRLLGMSLTPKIPDYSFTLSPLIMPRSGVYRVANFIKAEIEQEDHIWADEARQRWQKDLSLLEHFYEEAEEKGESYENEKTALQEQYEPKVNISIINGGLFYLTDSAV is encoded by the coding sequence ATGCAGCAACAGGAAATTCATAAATTCCTTGAAAGGTATTTTCACGCAAACGGGTGTGAAATAACTGATAAAGGTCCGGGGTATATGACCGTACAGCTGACGATTGATTTGGATAAGGAACTGATGAATCGGCCCTTTTATTGGCATTATCTCGAAAAAACAGGCGGAATTCCAAACCCGATGCAGCTGACGCTTATTACAAACCAGCAGCTGGCCCCGCCGCATATTAAGGGGGAAGTCATTCATTTTGGCTCCCCTAGGCTTCACCAGATCTTTGATTCGGCCAGGAACCTGGCAGGCTATATCCGATTATATGAAAATCACCGGCTGGCACCTGGAAAGCAGGTGCCGTTAAGACCATGGCTAGGAATGAACATTCGCGTATCTTATCAATGCGACCGAAAACGGGATGTCTTTAAATCCATCGGCCTCCAATTGATTAATGGCCAGATGGTCGAAAGTTTTCATGACAGATTGCTTGGCATGAGCCTTACGCCCAAAATCCCCGACTACTCGTTCACACTGTCTCCGCTTATTATGCCGCGAAGCGGAGTATACAGGGTAGCAAATTTTATTAAAGCCGAAATTGAACAAGAAGATCATATATGGGCTGATGAAGCCCGTCAGCGCTGGCAAAAAGACCTCAGCCTTCTTGAACATTTTTATGAAGAGGCAGAAGAAAAGGGCGAAAGCTATGAAAACGAAAAAACAGCTCTTCAGGAGCAATATGAACCAAAGGTTAATATCTCCATCATAAATGGCGGTCTCTTTTATCTGACAGACAGTGCAGTCTAA
- a CDS encoding DEAD/DEAH box helicase, whose product MTVQIGFDSAWQDEFLKRIDDDGPWGNWELYKLAVEVENHTTIPDFEGLQAPKHLPNLTPLPHQLEVAKQVVESMNGKAILADEVGLGKTIEAGLILKEYMIRGLVKKVLILVPASLVSQWAMELNSKFFIPAVAQRKSYVWEQCDVVVSSIDTAKRNPHRDIIYSLDYDLIIIDEAHKLKNNKTRNYEFVQNLKKKFCLLLTATPIQNRISEIFNLVSLLKPGHLGNESAFYENYKKDSRSLNDDAHLKELVNKVMIRNRRADTGIEWTKRHVETIPIEFSQPEHELYEAVTELRSEENWVSSSQFSVMTLQREACSSREAVYFTLQNMLKRQEQPSIAFQEQIQYLIKKVEAVQQNSKAQKALELIQKINDKVIIFTEYRATQMYLQWFLKQYGITSVPFRGGFKRGKKDWMRELFQKNAQVLIATEAGGEGINLQFCNHIINFDLPWNPMRLEQRIGRIHRLGQEKDVMIYNFATKGTVEEHIMKLLYEKIHLFEKVIGDLDDILTKLEFGSIDDHLVDIFGRSASEGEMRIKMENLTSMIQFAEDLKEGELNAATGNS is encoded by the coding sequence ATGACAGTGCAAATTGGCTTTGATTCTGCCTGGCAGGATGAATTCTTAAAAAGGATTGATGACGACGGCCCATGGGGAAACTGGGAGCTTTATAAACTGGCTGTTGAGGTTGAAAACCATACAACTATTCCTGACTTTGAAGGCTTGCAGGCTCCGAAGCATCTGCCGAACCTTACTCCACTTCCCCATCAGCTGGAAGTGGCCAAGCAGGTAGTCGAAAGCATGAACGGCAAGGCGATTTTAGCTGATGAAGTCGGTCTTGGAAAAACGATTGAAGCTGGGCTGATATTAAAGGAATATATGATCAGGGGACTCGTAAAAAAAGTCCTTATACTCGTTCCGGCTTCCCTTGTTTCCCAGTGGGCCATGGAGCTGAACAGCAAATTTTTTATTCCGGCTGTGGCGCAGCGGAAAAGCTATGTATGGGAACAATGCGACGTTGTGGTATCATCCATCGATACAGCCAAACGCAATCCTCATCGGGACATTATTTACAGCCTTGATTATGACCTGATTATTATAGACGAAGCTCACAAGCTAAAAAATAATAAAACGAGAAACTATGAATTTGTACAAAACCTTAAAAAGAAGTTTTGCCTCCTATTAACAGCAACACCCATTCAGAATCGAATCAGTGAGATCTTCAATCTTGTGTCCCTGCTTAAACCCGGACATCTTGGCAATGAATCAGCTTTTTATGAGAATTATAAAAAAGACTCACGCTCTTTGAACGATGATGCACATCTAAAGGAACTCGTAAACAAAGTCATGATCCGCAACCGCAGGGCAGATACCGGGATTGAATGGACCAAACGGCATGTGGAAACCATACCGATTGAATTTTCGCAGCCCGAGCATGAGCTCTATGAAGCGGTAACAGAGCTGCGGAGTGAAGAAAATTGGGTGAGTTCCAGCCAGTTTTCAGTAATGACACTGCAAAGAGAGGCATGCTCAAGCAGAGAAGCTGTCTATTTTACGCTTCAGAATATGCTGAAAAGACAGGAACAGCCTTCAATAGCTTTCCAGGAGCAAATACAATACCTTATTAAAAAGGTGGAAGCGGTTCAGCAAAACTCAAAAGCTCAAAAAGCACTTGAATTAATACAGAAAATAAATGACAAGGTCATAATTTTTACTGAGTATAGGGCAACACAAATGTATCTGCAGTGGTTTTTAAAGCAATATGGGATAACATCGGTTCCGTTCAGGGGAGGATTTAAAAGAGGCAAAAAGGACTGGATGAGGGAGCTTTTCCAAAAGAATGCACAAGTCCTGATTGCAACAGAAGCGGGAGGAGAAGGAATAAACCTGCAGTTCTGCAATCATATCATTAATTTTGATCTCCCCTGGAATCCAATGCGGCTCGAACAAAGGATTGGGCGCATACATCGTCTCGGCCAGGAAAAGGATGTCATGATTTATAATTTTGCCACAAAAGGAACAGTCGAAGAACACATAATGAAGCTTCTATATGAGAAAATACATCTCTTCGAAAAAGTCATCGGCGATTTGGACGATATTTTAACAAAGCTTGAATTTGGCAGTATTGACGATCACCTTGTTGATATTTTCGGAAGATCGGCTTCAGAAGGTGAAATGAGGATTAAAATGGAGAACTTGACGAGCATGATTCAATTCGCAGAGGATCTGAAAGAAGGTGAACTGAATGCAGCAACAGGAAATTCATAA